Genomic window (Shewanella psychropiezotolerans):
CGCGCTCACCTTGAAATAAAGGTTGGGGTAAATTTTCGACCTTTATGCCCAGTTTAGAGATCTTTTGAATTTTAGAACCTTCGACGACTCTGCCTATAAGCTGCCAAGGGCCAGGCATAGGTTTATGTATGGTCACGATATCACCGCTCAAACCATCGACCCATTGCACCTCTTTGGGGTGTCGACTCGCATACCACTTGCTGCCATCGGGCAAGACGATGACGACTGGCGAACTGCCATATTGGCGTTGAATAAACAGGGTGAGACTATCGACCATATGATCAATTCTGAAGCGATTCTTCAATACACTGGCTTCACTCGAAGGCACGACATTGGCCAACACAGATGTAGAAAACACTGTGCCTAGCATCATGATTAACGCCACTAATGCTTTTTTTCTCGAAACAAAATGTTTAACACTCATAAAGATGACGTCTGTCCTCGTCGAAGAAGTTATAAATTGGAATATACAATGTCGGAAGCTTTGTTCTGATGCTATTGATAGGGCGGCCGACAAGAAAACGCCCTCATTCTCTGTTTGCTATCACACTATGTCAGTGACCTAATCACGCCATGCACAGAGTCCGCCCTTAGCCACGATATCGAGTCGCGCTTCGTGCTTAGCTAGTTCATCGGCCGATGCCGCGATCACTTTAAGTTTTGTGCGTTCTTGACTTAATCGTATGATCCCACCGGCACCTTCGCCTCCGGTATCGCCTGAAAGATTAAACTTAGTCTGCCCACCTGTCATCAGCAGATAGACATCAGCTAAGATCTCCGCATCTAATAATGCGCCGTGTAGTTCACGACGTGAGTTATCTATGCCATAACGCTTACACAAGGCATCAAGATTATTTTTCTGACCCGGATGCAAATATTTTGCAATCGCTAAGGTATCCAAAATGGCACAGATATCGGCAGTCTTAGGCCCTTTAGGCTGCAATAAGCCAAACTCATGATCCATGAAGCTTATATCGAACGACGCGTTATGAGCCACAACTTCGGCGCCATCAATAAACTCGATAAAACTCTGTGCTATCTCGGCAAATTTTGGCTTATTAGCGACATATTCGTTGGATATACCATGGACTTGAATGGCTTCTTCATCGATGAGCTGTTGTGGATTAATGTATTCATGATAATGACGACCGGTCAAACGACGATTAATCACCTCGACGCAACCAATTTCTATGATTCTATGACCTAGAAAGATAGCACCAGCGCTCTGGTTCATACCTGTGGTTTCAGTATCGAGAATGACCTGACGTTTTGCACTAGACACTATGTTCATAAATTTACTAACACTTCTTAAGTTTTTGGGTATACTCGCCCGCTAATCTGTCTATGGTAACAACTTGATGTTAAAACCGCTCTCTATATTTACCGATGGTTCCTGTTTAGGAAATCCTGGCCCCGGGGGTTATGGGGTGGTGATGAAGTATAAATCACAAGTCAAAGAACTCTCCGACGGATTCCTGTTAACCACCAACAACAGAATGGAGTTACTGGCGCCTATCATCGCATTGGAAGCCTTAAAAGTGCCCTGTAAAATAGTGCTCACCAGTGACAGTCAATACATGCGACAAGGCATCACTCAATGGATCCACGGTTGGAAGAAAAAGGGCTGGCTAACTGCCGCGAAACAACCAGTAAAGAATGTCGATCTCTGGAAGCGCTTAGATGCAGCCACAGCCTCCCATGAGATAGACTGGCGCTGGGTTAAGGGTCATGCAGGTCATGTAGAAAATGAACGTTGTGACACCTTAGCCAGAGTGGCTGCCGAAGCCAAGCCGACCCAGGAAGATATAGGTTATCCGGCTTAAGCAAGCCTGTGTAGCTAAATCGACAGTTTATTAAATTTTGTGCAGAAACCGATAAACGCATCACATAGCGGTGTAAAGTTTCGGCTCTTATGATGGATGCGATAAAACTGTCTCGTCAACGCGAGTCCTTCAACCTCGATAACAGCCAGCTCCTTGCGGCTCAGTTCTTTTTCAAGGGTCAATTCAGACAGCACGGCCAAGCCAGCTCCTTGCTTGACCGCTTGCTTTATCGCATCGGGCGTACTGAAGCTGAATCTTTCTATGGGCTGCATATCCAGTGCATTTGCCGCACTGATAAAATAATCTCGGGTACCCGAGCCCTCTTCCCTCATCACCCAAGGTTGCCCACGTAATTCCACTGGTTTAACCCGTTTCCCCGCAAGAGGATGAGCCGTATGACAAAATATCAGCAAATTATCCTTATGCCAGGCTTCAACTTTAATGCGACTATCAAGACACTGCCCCTCGATAAACCCAACTTCAGTTCTGAACTCCAACACAGACTTTATGACGGCTTGAGTATTATCAATATCGAGATCGACGTAGGCGCTGGTATGTTGCTGACAGAAGGCCACCGCACTTTTAGCCATCAAATAATTACCGATTGTGGAGCTAGCACTGACATTTAACGTGCCACTGAGTTCGGCCTCCGGAGAGGAGAACAGATGTTCTATCTGCTCTAGTTTCTGTAACGCCTCGGTAGCCAATGGCAGCAAGAGGCTCCCCTGAGAATTCAATCTTAATCGGTTACCAACTCGCTCAAATAATCTTGCATCGAGTTGCTTCTCTAATTCAGACAAGGCCATAGAGGTCGCAGGGGCCGATAAATTCATCATATCGGCGGCTCTGGCAACTTGACCACTGCGAGCGACGGCTTCAAAAATTGATAATTGCTTTAGTGTTATTCGCATTTAAATTCTATTATTTTTTGTTTACTGGTGGTTTCTAACGAGGTTCTCCCCGCCGTGGGTGCCGCAGACCAATTAGGTTGACGGACTTTTTTCCTTTCATGTATTGGTGTCAATGGCGTCTCTAGCTTACGAGCGACGATCAGATAGACGCTACCCGTTCCGGGCAACCAGGCCTTGAGTGCATTTTGCCAGATACTTTTCTGGCGTATTTCACTCAGCAGATGATGGTGAATGATGCGTTCATCAGCCACCACTTGGTAACCCAATAATCCAAGCCAATCTTTGACCCTTGATGGTGTAAAGAACCGACCACACCAGGGAAGTTTGTCTTGGTACTTGGGCAGGACTTTACCAATAAAAGCCGGACTCAGGGGATTAAACCCCACAATAAACAAGTATCCACCGGATATTAGCACTCTGTCGGTTTCACGCAGTAGCTTGTAAGGATCATGCTCAAATTCGAGCAACATGTTCATGACGACAGCATCGATGACCCCGTTCTGTATGGGCAGTGCACTAAACTCTGCGCGCAAAGATGCGCCATCACCATCGAACAGAGAAAACTGGCGACCAATAGGCAGGCCAGGCATTTTTAGTTCAGCGCTCAAGGGACCAAGACTTAACATATGATAGCCAAACACTCTTGGCCACCATGATTCAAGCTCTTGCTCTACACTTGCCTTGATCTTTTCTCCATTAGGCAATTGCGACCACGTTCGAGGTACCAATACCTTTATGTCATTAAACAAGCAGTACTCCCTTGGTTGATGCAGCGATTCTGACTAATATACCTAGCTAATCAGCAGTGGTATAATTATAGGGTGATTAATACCATTAAAACGTGAATCTGCAAACTTCGCAATTAATTTACTTGGTTACCTGAAGCGCTGTCCTCAATGTGAAAATTACCACCAGATAAGATGAGACACATATGCAAGCAATTGAATCTTCAAAATTAAAAATCACCCCATTAGCCGCATTCAATGATAATTATATCTGGATTATTGCACAAGATGGCAATCAGTCAGTGTACGTAGTCGACCCGGGCGATGCCCAAGTCGTCATAGATTATCTGGACACAGAGCAATTACAACTCGCGGGTATCTTAATAACACATCACCACCATGATCACACTGGCGGCATAGCTAAACTGTTAGCACATGCAGGGCAGCAGATTGAAGTATATGGGCCCGATAATGAGAACATAG
Coding sequences:
- the dnaQ gene encoding DNA polymerase III subunit epsilon; the encoded protein is MNIVSSAKRQVILDTETTGMNQSAGAIFLGHRIIEIGCVEVINRRLTGRHYHEYINPQQLIDEEAIQVHGISNEYVANKPKFAEIAQSFIEFIDGAEVVAHNASFDISFMDHEFGLLQPKGPKTADICAILDTLAIAKYLHPGQKNNLDALCKRYGIDNSRRELHGALLDAEILADVYLLMTGGQTKFNLSGDTGGEGAGGIIRLSQERTKLKVIAASADELAKHEARLDIVAKGGLCAWRD
- a CDS encoding LysR substrate-binding domain-containing protein, whose product is MRITLKQLSIFEAVARSGQVARAADMMNLSAPATSMALSELEKQLDARLFERVGNRLRLNSQGSLLLPLATEALQKLEQIEHLFSSPEAELSGTLNVSASSTIGNYLMAKSAVAFCQQHTSAYVDLDIDNTQAVIKSVLEFRTEVGFIEGQCLDSRIKVEAWHKDNLLIFCHTAHPLAGKRVKPVELRGQPWVMREEGSGTRDYFISAANALDMQPIERFSFSTPDAIKQAVKQGAGLAVLSELTLEKELSRKELAVIEVEGLALTRQFYRIHHKSRNFTPLCDAFIGFCTKFNKLSI
- a CDS encoding class I SAM-dependent methyltransferase, which codes for MFNDIKVLVPRTWSQLPNGEKIKASVEQELESWWPRVFGYHMLSLGPLSAELKMPGLPIGRQFSLFDGDGASLRAEFSALPIQNGVIDAVVMNMLLEFEHDPYKLLRETDRVLISGGYLFIVGFNPLSPAFIGKVLPKYQDKLPWCGRFFTPSRVKDWLGLLGYQVVADERIIHHHLLSEIRQKSIWQNALKAWLPGTGSVYLIVARKLETPLTPIHERKKVRQPNWSAAPTAGRTSLETTSKQKIIEFKCE
- the rnhA gene encoding ribonuclease HI gives rise to the protein MLKPLSIFTDGSCLGNPGPGGYGVVMKYKSQVKELSDGFLLTTNNRMELLAPIIALEALKVPCKIVLTSDSQYMRQGITQWIHGWKKKGWLTAAKQPVKNVDLWKRLDAATASHEIDWRWVKGHAGHVENERCDTLARVAAEAKPTQEDIGYPA